The following are encoded in a window of Neomicrococcus lactis genomic DNA:
- a CDS encoding sugar nucleotide-binding protein: MPVEFSQPLTITPVPEIPGIFLLKLPVHGDNRGWFKENWQREKMLALGLPDFGPVQNNISFNDKTGTTRGIHAEPWDKYISVATGRIFGAWVDLREGDSFGQVFTAELDPSTAIYVPRGVGNSYQTLEDNTAYVYLVNDHWSAAKQSEYTFLNLADETAAIQWPIPLSEAELSAKDEAHPRLADVTPMKVPSQKYLVIGSNGQLGRALRVALTEDQAVFTTRAELDLEQQDADAANSLAQWNLSDFAAVINAAAYTAVDAAETAEGRVAAWAANAEAVARLAKACAVAGVPLVHVSTDYVYDGAASGELPEQGHFAPLGVYGQSKAAGELAVSVTDKHYIVRTSWVIGDGKNFVETMKQLAGRGIEPSVVSDQVGRLTFTEDLAAAILHLLNSKAPYGIYNVSNGGEPWSWADIAREAFEAEGVSRDAVTGITTEEYFAGKSAAPRPLNSAFDLSKIRSTGFEPRDQREALKAYLGD, from the coding sequence ATCCCCGTGGAATTTTCGCAACCATTGACGATCACGCCTGTCCCAGAGATCCCTGGCATATTTCTACTGAAGCTGCCCGTCCACGGTGACAACCGTGGCTGGTTCAAGGAGAACTGGCAGCGCGAGAAGATGCTGGCTTTGGGCCTCCCGGACTTTGGCCCGGTCCAGAACAACATCTCGTTCAATGACAAGACGGGCACCACGCGTGGCATCCATGCTGAGCCGTGGGACAAGTACATCTCGGTTGCTACCGGCCGTATTTTTGGCGCGTGGGTCGATTTGCGCGAGGGGGATTCCTTCGGTCAGGTGTTCACGGCCGAGCTGGATCCATCCACCGCGATTTACGTGCCGCGTGGCGTGGGCAATTCCTACCAGACCCTCGAAGACAACACGGCGTATGTGTACTTGGTCAACGATCACTGGTCCGCTGCAAAGCAGTCTGAATACACCTTCCTGAATCTGGCCGACGAGACCGCTGCGATTCAGTGGCCGATCCCGTTGAGCGAGGCGGAGCTATCCGCCAAGGACGAGGCGCACCCGCGTCTGGCTGACGTCACGCCGATGAAGGTTCCTTCGCAGAAATACTTGGTGATTGGCTCGAACGGCCAGTTGGGCCGCGCGTTGCGTGTTGCATTGACCGAAGATCAGGCCGTGTTCACCACTCGTGCGGAGCTTGATCTTGAACAGCAGGACGCGGACGCCGCCAATTCGCTGGCGCAATGGAACCTGAGCGATTTCGCGGCCGTGATCAACGCCGCCGCTTACACCGCGGTGGACGCTGCTGAGACCGCTGAGGGCCGCGTCGCCGCGTGGGCCGCCAACGCTGAAGCTGTGGCCCGATTGGCGAAGGCCTGCGCAGTTGCCGGGGTTCCGCTGGTTCACGTGTCTACGGATTACGTGTACGACGGCGCCGCTTCCGGAGAGCTGCCAGAGCAAGGACACTTCGCTCCCTTGGGGGTTTACGGGCAAAGCAAGGCAGCTGGCGAGCTTGCAGTATCCGTGACGGACAAGCACTACATTGTGCGCACGAGCTGGGTGATCGGCGACGGCAAGAACTTCGTGGAAACCATGAAGCAGCTTGCAGGCCGCGGCATCGAGCCATCGGTGGTGTCTGATCAAGTGGGGCGTTTGACCTTCACGGAAGACCTAGCCGCGGCGATCCTTCACTTGCTGAATTCAAAGGCGCCATATGGCATCTACAACGTGTCCAACGGTGGCGAGCCATGGTCTTGGGCCGATATTGCGCGCGAAGCTTTCGAAGCTGAGGGTGTCTCTCGCGACGCGGTCACAGGCATCACCACGGAGGAGTACTTTGCGGGAAAGAGCGCAGCTCCGCGTCCCCTCAATAGCGCCTTTGATTTGTCCAAGATTAGGTCCACCGGATTTGAACCGCGCGACCAACGCGAAGCTCTGAAAGCCTATCTAGGCGACTAG
- a CDS encoding dynamin family protein, producing the protein MHAVTTLETARAELYAASFPLELGSADQARRERTATIHQVDDYVLPRYRSLDAPLLVVVGGSTGAGKSTLVNALVGHPVTRAGAIRPTTRQPILLHHPSEEEWFATQRVLPGLKRVKGRRAQPDERIRATEAGDTPDPKAIGSVILLAEDRVPQGVALLDAPDIDSVSDDNRALASQLLAAADLWLFVTTANRYADAIPWRLLVDAASRDITVGVVLDRVPAEASQEISTHLRSMLSAEGLADSPLFVVEEASLDAQGMLPASTVAPIHDWLTEIAQTSSGRADLARKTLNGAVRHLADRIKVIGDAELDQVNAAQRLHEDVVTAYQDAAVEIEGATKDGTLLRGEVLARWQDFVGTGEFFRSLETTIGRLRDRIGSFFTGKPAPVETVEEAIETGLHAVIVSAAARAAEVSEQRWKSESAGRALIGTEDLATVSPGFSEKVAEEVRLWQGDLLELIHQEGEGKRMTARMASFGVNGVAVALMIVVFASTAGLTGLEIGIAGGSAIVGQKLLEAIFGEDAVRRLAKTAREQLNGRVDRLLSEESSRFTRRLDDVRSEAEVKQLIQAGRELTALSQGAAPKSTSAPLKENDGQA; encoded by the coding sequence ATGCACGCGGTGACCACTCTTGAGACGGCGCGCGCTGAACTTTATGCAGCGTCATTCCCTCTTGAGCTAGGTTCCGCCGATCAGGCACGACGCGAACGCACGGCAACCATCCACCAAGTGGATGACTACGTGTTGCCACGCTACAGATCTCTCGATGCCCCACTGCTTGTGGTGGTTGGTGGTTCTACGGGTGCGGGCAAGTCCACGCTGGTCAATGCGCTGGTGGGACACCCTGTCACGCGTGCCGGAGCGATTCGCCCCACCACACGGCAGCCCATTCTGCTGCACCACCCGAGCGAAGAAGAGTGGTTTGCCACTCAGCGCGTGCTTCCTGGCCTCAAGCGCGTCAAGGGACGCCGGGCTCAGCCGGATGAGCGTATTCGCGCAACCGAGGCCGGCGACACGCCAGATCCGAAGGCCATTGGCTCCGTGATTCTCTTGGCCGAAGATCGAGTTCCTCAGGGCGTCGCACTGCTCGACGCGCCGGATATTGATTCCGTCTCCGATGACAACCGCGCACTCGCGAGCCAGCTTCTTGCGGCCGCAGACTTGTGGCTCTTCGTCACTACGGCAAACCGCTACGCCGATGCCATCCCATGGCGCCTGCTTGTTGATGCCGCGAGCCGCGACATCACCGTAGGTGTGGTGCTGGACCGTGTTCCGGCCGAAGCAAGCCAAGAAATCAGCACCCACTTGCGTTCCATGCTGAGCGCCGAGGGACTCGCGGACTCGCCACTTTTCGTAGTGGAAGAAGCTTCGCTTGACGCTCAAGGAATGCTTCCGGCAAGCACCGTGGCTCCGATTCACGACTGGCTGACCGAGATCGCCCAGACATCATCGGGTCGCGCAGATTTGGCCCGCAAGACGCTCAACGGCGCGGTACGCCATCTGGCAGATCGCATCAAGGTCATCGGCGATGCCGAACTGGATCAGGTCAATGCTGCCCAGCGTCTGCACGAGGATGTTGTCACGGCATACCAAGACGCCGCCGTGGAAATCGAAGGTGCTACCAAAGACGGCACGCTCTTGCGTGGCGAAGTACTGGCACGCTGGCAGGACTTTGTGGGAACGGGCGAGTTCTTCCGTTCGCTCGAGACGACCATCGGTCGACTCCGCGACCGCATTGGTTCGTTCTTTACCGGAAAGCCTGCTCCTGTCGAGACGGTAGAAGAGGCCATTGAAACCGGCCTCCACGCCGTGATCGTCAGTGCTGCTGCACGAGCCGCCGAGGTCTCCGAACAGCGGTGGAAGTCTGAGTCTGCTGGCCGTGCACTCATCGGCACCGAGGACCTCGCCACCGTATCGCCAGGCTTTAGCGAGAAAGTTGCCGAGGAAGTGCGTCTCTGGCAGGGCGACTTACTGGAGCTCATTCACCAAGAAGGTGAGGGCAAGCGCATGACCGCGAGAATGGCATCCTTCGGCGTCAACGGCGTGGCTGTTGCTCTCATGATCGTGGTGTTCGCTTCTACAGCTGGCCTAACGGGTCTTGAAATCGGCATCGCCGGCGGCTCCGCGATAGTGGGTCAAAAGCTTCTTGAAGCCATTTTCGGTGAGGACGCAGTGCGTCGCTTGGCGAAGACGGCCCGCGAGCAGCTGAACGGACGCGTCGACCGCTTGCTCAGTGAGGAATCTTCTCGCTTCACGCGTCGTCTTGATGACGTTCGCTCCGAGGCAGAGGTGAAGCAGCTGATTCAGGCAGGCCGCGAACTCACCGCGCTGTCGCAAGGCGCGGCACCTAAGTCGACGTCCGCACCGCTGAAGGAGAACGATGGTCAAGCATAG
- a CDS encoding GTPase, with protein sequence MVKHRDQVQDQSPLTLRLEALNEARELGEGRVQEATLEATLAVLERAAARRSLSAEHTVVGFFGATGSGKSTLFNTVTGENIARSAATRPTTSQPLAGIWGSEGAGPLLDWLDVAERHVLDDPAVGTGGGAASSSSENSAQPTKRGWFRKDPVAPGGLILLDLPDFDSTELKHREIVERLAGMVDVIVWVLDPQKYADATVHHDFMRKFSAHGSVTMVVLNQIDRLDAREVPHVIDSLRGIMADDGLTKVDLYAVSARTGEGVDKLRAAIRGVANERAALSSRLLADVERTSNALAEGATGEKLAKIESVDEQRLARQLAHSSGVDVVVRAVERSYALDAGAKTGWPVTRWMSRLRPDPLRRLNLKSKDVNPIVNRTSLPKAGAAQRAEADGAVREFADRASAGAPDAWRSSIRRAARGSAEILPDRLDQAIASTDLSANKGSWWWPVLSVIQWIALLAAVVGLGWLGVIFGLQYFQIQPPETPMVEGWPVPTLLVAFGVLLGIVIGIAGSVFARFGAKSRARTARKRLQESIRAVAHEYVAAPVSAEIDRYNSFISAVSRARGEKDRRR encoded by the coding sequence ATGGTCAAGCATAGAGATCAAGTTCAAGACCAGTCGCCGCTCACTCTGCGGCTCGAGGCGCTCAATGAGGCTCGCGAGCTTGGTGAAGGACGCGTACAGGAAGCCACGCTCGAAGCGACGCTGGCGGTTCTGGAACGTGCTGCAGCGCGCCGTTCCTTGAGCGCCGAGCACACCGTCGTGGGCTTCTTCGGCGCCACGGGCTCCGGAAAATCCACGCTTTTCAACACCGTCACCGGTGAAAACATCGCACGCTCTGCAGCGACCCGCCCCACCACGAGCCAACCACTGGCTGGCATCTGGGGTTCCGAAGGCGCAGGTCCGTTGCTGGACTGGTTGGACGTTGCGGAACGTCACGTCCTCGATGACCCAGCGGTGGGAACTGGAGGTGGGGCGGCGTCGTCGTCCTCGGAAAATTCTGCGCAACCCACGAAGCGCGGCTGGTTCCGTAAGGATCCGGTAGCCCCCGGCGGTTTGATCCTGTTGGATCTTCCGGATTTCGATTCCACCGAGCTCAAGCACCGCGAAATCGTGGAGCGGCTGGCCGGCATGGTGGATGTCATTGTGTGGGTGCTGGATCCGCAGAAGTACGCAGATGCCACAGTGCATCACGACTTCATGCGCAAGTTCAGCGCGCACGGCTCCGTGACCATGGTGGTGCTCAACCAGATTGACCGCCTCGATGCTCGCGAGGTGCCGCACGTGATTGATTCCTTGCGTGGCATCATGGCCGACGACGGCCTGACCAAGGTGGATCTTTACGCGGTCAGCGCGCGCACAGGCGAGGGCGTGGACAAGCTTCGTGCCGCGATCCGTGGCGTCGCGAATGAACGCGCAGCCCTCTCGTCTCGTCTCCTGGCGGATGTTGAACGCACCTCGAATGCGCTGGCGGAAGGTGCCACGGGGGAGAAGCTCGCCAAGATCGAAAGCGTTGACGAGCAGCGTTTGGCGCGACAGCTCGCGCATTCTTCCGGCGTTGACGTGGTGGTTCGTGCCGTTGAGCGTTCCTATGCCCTGGATGCGGGTGCCAAGACTGGCTGGCCGGTGACGCGTTGGATGTCCCGGTTGCGTCCCGATCCGTTGCGCCGCTTGAACTTGAAGTCGAAAGACGTCAACCCGATTGTGAACCGGACGTCGCTTCCGAAGGCAGGGGCCGCCCAGCGCGCCGAAGCCGACGGGGCTGTGCGTGAATTCGCCGACCGTGCCAGCGCTGGCGCCCCAGACGCATGGCGTTCGTCCATTCGCCGTGCCGCGCGCGGGTCCGCGGAGATTCTGCCGGATCGCCTAGACCAAGCCATCGCCAGCACGGATCTGTCCGCGAATAAGGGCTCGTGGTGGTGGCCGGTTCTCTCGGTCATCCAGTGGATCGCGTTGCTTGCCGCCGTCGTTGGATTGGGTTGGCTCGGCGTGATCTTTGGCCTGCAGTACTTCCAAATTCAGCCGCCGGAAACGCCAATGGTTGAAGGGTGGCCAGTTCCCACACTGTTGGTGGCGTTCGGCGTGCTGCTGGGTATTGTTATCGGCATCGCGGGAAGCGTGTTCGCGCGTTTCGGGGCGAAATCGCGTGCACGGACGGCCCGCAAACGCTTGCAAGAATCCATTCGCGCCGTGGCCCACGAGTATGTTGCCGCCCCGGTCAGCGCTGAAATTGATCGCTACAACAGCTTCATCAGCGCAGTTTCGCGGGCCCGCGGCGAGAAGGATCGGCGCCGCTAG